The Nitrospiraceae bacterium genome window below encodes:
- a CDS encoding DEAD/DEAH box helicase, which translates to MDTNELERLLLEQPVSLLHRLARGRVSRHFRSGKRRLVEMLLRTTAENRPGLISDLTALIEEQARKREAQPPSLPRPQPRREKPARPSPFQRQPKTEEPSHHHEPPVSLHEWLSGIGVPPVQPFVPDPWQIDALAKLVDFDVIVSVPTGSGKTYVAIEATKRAMQDNRTVIYTSPLKALSNTKFTEFSRLFGADQVGILTGDRRENAQAPLLIMTTEILRNLLYDAAGGEIDVRLDTLGLVIMDESQYLADPERGVVWEETLIFCPGQARLLLLSASIGNPQDIADWLTAIRPQPCALIRHTKRTVPLRAGYLHPNGKLTPLFRTAGIPYGQPYLMHPEAKRLFAEYEEETGTAR; encoded by the coding sequence ATGGATACTAACGAGTTGGAACGTTTGCTGCTCGAGCAGCCGGTGTCGTTGCTTCATCGCCTGGCGCGGGGACGGGTCAGTCGCCATTTCCGAAGCGGCAAGCGCCGCTTGGTGGAGATGTTGCTGCGCACGACGGCCGAGAACCGTCCAGGGCTGATTTCCGACCTCACCGCCTTGATCGAGGAACAGGCCCGCAAACGAGAAGCGCAACCTCCCTCACTGCCGCGTCCGCAGCCGCGCCGTGAAAAACCGGCCAGGCCATCGCCCTTTCAGCGTCAACCCAAGACGGAGGAACCGAGCCACCACCACGAACCGCCGGTCTCGCTGCACGAATGGCTCTCCGGCATCGGCGTGCCTCCGGTTCAACCGTTCGTGCCGGACCCCTGGCAGATCGACGCGCTCGCCAAACTGGTCGACTTCGACGTGATCGTGAGCGTCCCGACCGGGAGCGGCAAGACCTACGTGGCGATCGAAGCCACGAAACGGGCGATGCAGGACAATCGAACGGTAATCTACACCTCGCCGCTCAAGGCGCTGTCGAACACCAAATTCACGGAGTTTTCCCGCTTGTTCGGCGCGGACCAGGTCGGCATTCTCACGGGGGACCGGCGAGAGAACGCGCAGGCACCGCTTCTCATCATGACGACGGAGATCCTGCGCAACCTGCTCTACGATGCGGCGGGAGGCGAGATCGATGTGCGGTTGGACACGTTGGGACTTGTGATCATGGATGAATCACAATATTTGGCGGACCCGGAGCGCGGCGTGGTGTGGGAGGAGACGTTGATTTTCTGTCCCGGGCAGGCTCGCCTGCTTCTGCTCTCAGCCTCGATCGGAAATCCCCAAGACATCGCCGACTGGCTCACCGCGATTCGCCCTCAGCCCTGCGCCCTGATTCGCCATACCAAGCGGACCGTACCGCTCCGCGCGGGCTACCTCCACCCCAATGGCAAACTCACGCCGCTATTCAGGACCGCAGGGATTCCCTACGGACAACCTTACCTCATGCACCCCGAAGCCAAACGATTGTTTGCGGAGTACGAAGAAGAAACCGGCACCGCGCGCTGA